In the Streptomyces coeruleoprunus genome, CGGGCTGCACGGAGTCCGCCTACTTCGACAACGCCGGCTCCGCGCTCCCGTCCGAACAGGTCACCCGCACCGTCATCGACCACCTCCTCCTGGAGCGCCGCGTCGGCGGCTACACCGCCGCGGCGATGGCGGCCGACCGCCTGGAGGCCGTCTACTCCTCCGTGGCCCGCCTCCTCAACGCGGCCCCCGACGAGATCGCCCTCGTCGAGAACGCCACCCGGGCCTGGGACATGGCGTTCTACGGCATCCGCTTCCGCCCCGGCGACCGCATCCTCACCTCCCGCAGCGAGTACCCGAGCAACGCCCTCGCGTTCCTGCACGCCAAGGAGCGTCACGGGGTCGCCGTCGAGCCGATCCCGGACGACGAGCACGGGCAGGTGTGCCTGGAGTCCCTGGCCGCCATGCTGGCCGACGGCGGCGTACGGCTCGTGGCGGTCAACCACGTGCCCACGTACAACGGCCTGGTCCACCCGGCCGCCGCCATCGGCGAACTGGCCCGCCGGGCGGGCGCCCTGTACCTCCTGGACGCCTGCCAGTCGGCCGGCCAACTGCCGCTGGACGTGCGGGAGATCGGCTGCCACATGCTGTCGGCGACCGGCCGCAAGTATCTGCGCGCCCCGCGCGGCACCGGCTTCCTCTACGTGTCGAAGGACGTCGTCGGCGAACTGGACCCGCCGCTCGTCGACCTGCGCGCGGCGACCTGGACGGGCCCGGACACCTACGAGTTACGGCCCGACGCGCGGCGGTTCGAGACCTGGGAGCGCAACACGGCCGGCCTGCTCGGCCTCGGCGCGGCCGTGGACGAGGCCCTGGCCCTCGGCGTCGACCGCATACGGGACCGGGTCGACCTGCTCGCCGGCCGCCTCAGGGCCCACCTCGCGGCCCTCGGGGGCGTGGACGTCCACGACCGCGGCCTGGTCCGCAGCGGCATCGTCACCTTCACCAAGAAGGGGTGGGAGGCGGCGGAGCTGGTCACCGCCCTGCGGGCGGCCGGGGTGACGGTCGACTCGTCGTTCCCGTCCCGCGCCAGGTTCGACACCCGCCCGGACAAGCCGGCCGCGGTGGTCCGGGCGTCCGTGCACTACTTCAACACCGAAGCGGAGCTGGACAGGCTCGTCAACGTCGTCGACGGGATGTGAACCATGAGAACCGACACCGCGGTCCTGGCGCCCTCCATGACCTACAGCTTCTTCACGGTCGACGAGTCGGTGCGCGAGCGGGCGCAGCCGTCCCTCGTCACCAGCACGGCGATCGGCGTGTTCCGCACGGACCCGCGGACGCTGATGGAGCGCTACTTCGACATCCACCTCGCACTGTCCCCGTGGGGCACCCGCGAGGTGATCATCCGTCTGCCGCGCGACTCCTTCTCCATCCCGCTGGCCCAGGAGTACGGGGTCGAGGCCTGGTCCACGGGGGAGCACACCCTCGTCGCGTTCCGCACCGACTTCGCCCGCACCCCGAAGGGCAAGGCCGACTTCCCGCTCAGCCGCCTGGTGAGCGTACGGGCCGATCTCGCGGCCGGCGACCGCCGGGCGCTCTACCTCGGCTGGCTCGCCCTGCTGGGCAGTCCCGACCACTACGGCCCGGAGGAGCTGCCGGAACTGGAACTCGACATGGAGCCCCCGGTCCCGGCGGGTCTCGGCGCCCTGCACCCGGGGCTCACCATGCTGGCCGAGATCCTCTGCGTGGACCCGCGGCTGCTCCGGGCGGCCGCGGTCACCCGGCCCGTGCGGGCCGGCGCCCCCCGCCGCTCGGCGGCGGCCCTGCTCCGGGCGGCGTCCACGGACACGGACACGGACACGGGGCGGCGCGAGGCGGTCTGACCCGGCCCCGACCGGGGGGTGTCACCCGCCGAGTGAACGCTTCCGTACGCGGGCCAGGTGCTCGGTGAAGACCCGGCCCGCGTCCGGCGTGAGCGTGCGCAGCGCGACCATCGCCGTGATCACCACGTCGCACAGCTCGGCCTCCACGTCGTCCTACGTGTGCGTGGTGCCCTTGCGCGGGTTCTGGCCGAGCGCGCCGATGACGGCCTGGGCGGCCTCGCCGACCTCCTCCGACAGCTTCAGGATCCGCAGCAGCCGCAGTTCCTCGGGCGTGCGCGAGGACGCCCCGTCGAGCCAGGCGTGCAGTCGGTCGATGGTCTCCCAGGTGTCGTCCATGGGGGTGAGCCTGCCCTGTGGCGCAGAGCGGGATGCGGGCCGGGGGACGGGGGCGGGGTGTATCCGGTGGGACGGATGTCCGTTTCGTCCGCCCGTTCCCGCACCCCGTTCCTGCTCCGCAGTTCCGCTTCCTCCAGGAGGTTCCCGTGACCATGTCCGTCGACCGGCTCTCCGATCCCGCCGTACGCGCCTTCGTCGCCGCCCTCAACGCCGGTGACCGGCGGGCGTTCCGCGAGGCGCTCACCCCGGACGCCACCATGTCCGACGACGGGTCCGACCGCGACCTCGACCAGTGGGTCGAGCAGGAGGTCTTCTCCTCCCGCGGGCACATGGACGTCGAGTCCGAGAAGGGCGGCGGCCGCGACCTCGTCGCGCGCTACCGCAACGACACCTGGGGCGAGATGCGCACCGCCTGGCACTTCGTCGTGGAGGACGGCAAGATCGCCCGCTTCGAGACCGGGCAGGCCTGACCGCGGGCGCCCGCGCGCCCCGCCCCGCCCCTCACCCCCGGCCGATGTAGGGCATCGTCGTCGCCATCACCGTGGCGAACTGCACGTTGGCCTCCAGGGGCAGCGACGCCATGTGGACCACGGTCCGGGCCACGTCGGCCGCGTCCATCACCGGCTCGGGGGCGAGGGTGCCGTTCGCCTGGAGGATGCCGGCCTGCATGCGCTCGGTCATCTCCGTCGCCGCGTTGCCGATGTCGATCTGACCGCACGCGATCCGGTACGGGCGCCCCTCCAGCGACAGCGACTTCGTCAGGCCCGTCATCGCGTGCTTCGTCGCCGTGTACGCCACCGAGTGCGGGCGCGGCACGTGCGCCGAGATCGAGCCGTTGTTGATGATCCGGCCGCCCTGCGGCGACTGCTCCTTCATCTGCCGGAACGCCGCCTGGGCGCACAGGAACGCGCCCGTCAGATTGACGTCGACGGCCTGCCGCCACGTCTCGTGGGCCAGGTCCTCGACCGGCGTGCCGCCGCCGGCGAACGTGCCGGCGTTGTTGAACAGCACGTCCACCCGGCCGTACCGGTCGCGGACCGCCCCGAAGAGGGCGGCGACCTCGTCCGGCGAGGTCACGTCCGTCGGTACGCACAGGGTCTCGGCCCCGGCCGCGAGCGCCGCCGTCTCCTCCAGTGCCCCGGCCCGGCGGCCCGCCAGGGCCAGTGACCAGCCCGCCTCCGCCAGCGCGAGCGCCACACTGCGGCCGATGCCCGAGCCGGCGCCGGTCACCACCGCGATCCTCCGTACAGCGTCCATGGCGCCGCAGTGTACGGACGGTCCGGCACCTGGAACTCATATGCCCGACATGTGGATGTCGTGCCCTGGTCAACAGCCGTCGGTGTGCTGTGGCCATGACATCCGAGTCGTCCCAACTCCGCGCCGCCGCCCGCCACTTCGCGCGCCGCCGCTTCCTCACCGCCACCGGTGCCGCCGCCGCCCTCGCCTTCGCGACCGGCCTCCCCGCCGCGGGCGCCGCCCAGGCCGCCGAACTCGACGCGCGGAAGATCACCGAGGACCCGTTCACGCTGGGCGTCGCCTCCGGCGACCCGCTGCCCACGTCCGTCCTCCTCTGGACGCGCCTCGCCCCCCGCCCGTACGAACCCGGCAGCGGCCTGCCCGCCGAGCGGATCCCGGTCCACTGGGAGCTGGCCCACGACGAGCGCTTCACCCGCGTCGTCAGACGCGGCCTCGCCACCGCCCACCCCGAGTTCGACCACAGCGTCCACGCCGAGGTCCCGCACCTGGAGCCCGGCCGCGTCTACCACTACCGCTTCCGCACGGGCCGCTGGATCAGCCCCGCCGGGCGCACCCGCACCGCGCCCCGCCCCGGCTCCCGGGTCGGCGAGCTGAGGGTGGCCGCCGTGTCCTGCCAGGCGTACCACGACGGGTACTTCACCGCGTACCGCCACCTCGCCGCCGAGGACGACCTCGCGGCCGTCCTCCACCTCGGCGACTACCTGTACGAGTACGCCGTCAACGCCACCGGCGGCGCCCGCGCCTACACCGACCGGCGCCTGCCCGCCCACTTCAACCGCGAGACGGTCACCCTGGAGGACTACCGGCTGCGGTACGCGCTCTACAAGACCGACCCCGACCTGCGCGCCGCGCACGCCGCGCACCCCTTCGTCGTCACCTGGGACGACCACGAGACCGAGAACAACTACGCGGGCGGCATCCCCGAGAACGGCGTACCGCCCGAGGAGTTCCTGCTGCGCCGCGCCGCCGCGTACCGCGCCTACTGGGAGAACCAGCCGCTGCGGCTGCCCCAGCGGCCCGAGGGCCCGGACATGCGGCTCCACCGGCGGCTGCACTTCGGCGGCCTGGCCCAGTTCGACGTGCTCGACACCCGCCAGTACCGCTCCGACCAGGCGTACGGCGACGGCTGGCAGGTGCCCGGGCCGCAGTCCGAGGACCCCTCGCGGACCATGACCGGCGCCGAGCAGGAGCGCTGGCTCCTCGACGGCTGGCGGGCGTCCGGCGCGGTCTGGAACGTCGTCCCCCAGCAGGTCGTCTTCGCGCAGCGGCGCAACGTCCCCGGCCCCGACTTCAAGCTCTCCATGGACGCCTGGGACGGCTACCCCGCCTCCCGCCGCCGCGTCCTGTACGGGGCGGCCGCCGCCGGGATCGACAACCTCGTCGTCCTCACCGGCGACGTCCACGTCGGCTACGCCCTCGACCTGAAGGCCGACTTCGACGACCCCGACTCCCGCACCGTCGGCACCGAACTCGTCGCCACCTCCGTCAGCAGCGGAAAGGACGGCGCCGACCGGCCCACGAACTGGGACAACCTCACCCGCGCCAACCCGCACCTGAAGTACTACAACGGCCGGCGCGGCTATCTGCGGCTCACCCTCGACGAGCGCCGGGCCCGCGCCGACTTCCGGACCGTGTCGGCGGTCACCACGCCCGGCGCCCCCGTCACCACGGCGGCGTCGTTCGTGACGGAGGCGGGCGACCCAGGACTCAGGCCCGCGTAGCGGTCACACCCGCGTGGCCGTCACTCGCCGGGGTAGCGGACGCCGATGCGGTCCCGTACCGCGTCGAGCGTCCGCATCACCGCCAGGGTCCCGTCCAGCGGCACCAGCGGCGACTCCTTCTCGCCCGCCCGCAGACACCGCATCACCTCCGCCGCCTCGTGCTGCAGGCTGTCCCGGCGGCCGTCCACCCGGAACTCCTCCGGCTCCCCGCCCTCCCGGAAGAGCGTGAAGCCCTCCGGGTAGAAGAAGCCGCGCGGGAACTCGATCCGGCCCGTCGTCCCCGTCACCGAGGCCGTCAGCGGGGTGTCCGCCACCACCGAGCAGGACAGCAGCGCCGTCGCCCCCGAGTCCCACCCCAGCAGCACGCCCGTGTTCAGGTCGACGCCCTCCGGCGAGAGCAGCGCGTCCGCCCGCACCCGGTCCGGCTCCCCGAGCAGCAGCTGCGCGAACGCCACCGGGTACACGCCCAGGTCCAGCAGCGCCCCGCCGCCCGCGGCCGGGTCCCGCAGCCGGTGCCCCGGGTCGTCCGGGCCGACCAGACCGAAGTCCGCGTGGACCGTGCGCACCTCGCCGATCGCCCCGTCCCGCACCACCTCGACCAGCCGCCGCACGACCGGGTTGCAGTACATCCACATGGCCTCCATCAGGAACACCCCGCGCTCCCGGGCCAGCGCGACCAGCTCCTCGGCCTCCCGCACGTTCAGCGTGAACGGCTTCTCGCACAGCACGGCCCGGCCCGCCTCCAGGCACAGCCCGGCCGCCGCGCGGTGTGCCGCGTGCGGCGTCGCCACGTACACCACGTCGACGTCCTCGTCCGCGGCGAGCAGCCCCCAGTCCCCGTACGCGCGCGGTATCCCGAACCGCTCGGCGAACGCCTTCGCCGACTCCTCCGAGC is a window encoding:
- a CDS encoding SDR family oxidoreductase, producing the protein MDAVRRIAVVTGAGSGIGRSVALALAEAGWSLALAGRRAGALEETAALAAGAETLCVPTDVTSPDEVAALFGAVRDRYGRVDVLFNNAGTFAGGGTPVEDLAHETWRQAVDVNLTGAFLCAQAAFRQMKEQSPQGGRIINNGSISAHVPRPHSVAYTATKHAMTGLTKSLSLEGRPYRIACGQIDIGNAATEMTERMQAGILQANGTLAPEPVMDAADVARTVVHMASLPLEANVQFATVMATTMPYIGRG
- a CDS encoding aminotransferase class V-fold PLP-dependent enzyme, which encodes MGNDTMNIAQLRARTPGCTESAYFDNAGSALPSEQVTRTVIDHLLLERRVGGYTAAAMAADRLEAVYSSVARLLNAAPDEIALVENATRAWDMAFYGIRFRPGDRILTSRSEYPSNALAFLHAKERHGVAVEPIPDDEHGQVCLESLAAMLADGGVRLVAVNHVPTYNGLVHPAAAIGELARRAGALYLLDACQSAGQLPLDVREIGCHMLSATGRKYLRAPRGTGFLYVSKDVVGELDPPLVDLRAATWTGPDTYELRPDARRFETWERNTAGLLGLGAAVDEALALGVDRIRDRVDLLAGRLRAHLAALGGVDVHDRGLVRSGIVTFTKKGWEAAELVTALRAAGVTVDSSFPSRARFDTRPDKPAAVVRASVHYFNTEAELDRLVNVVDGM
- a CDS encoding nuclear transport factor 2 family protein, with translation MSVDRLSDPAVRAFVAALNAGDRRAFREALTPDATMSDDGSDRDLDQWVEQEVFSSRGHMDVESEKGGGRDLVARYRNDTWGEMRTAWHFVVEDGKIARFETGQA
- a CDS encoding alkaline phosphatase D family protein produces the protein MTSESSQLRAAARHFARRRFLTATGAAAALAFATGLPAAGAAQAAELDARKITEDPFTLGVASGDPLPTSVLLWTRLAPRPYEPGSGLPAERIPVHWELAHDERFTRVVRRGLATAHPEFDHSVHAEVPHLEPGRVYHYRFRTGRWISPAGRTRTAPRPGSRVGELRVAAVSCQAYHDGYFTAYRHLAAEDDLAAVLHLGDYLYEYAVNATGGARAYTDRRLPAHFNRETVTLEDYRLRYALYKTDPDLRAAHAAHPFVVTWDDHETENNYAGGIPENGVPPEEFLLRRAAAYRAYWENQPLRLPQRPEGPDMRLHRRLHFGGLAQFDVLDTRQYRSDQAYGDGWQVPGPQSEDPSRTMTGAEQERWLLDGWRASGAVWNVVPQQVVFAQRRNVPGPDFKLSMDAWDGYPASRRRVLYGAAAAGIDNLVVLTGDVHVGYALDLKADFDDPDSRTVGTELVATSVSSGKDGADRPTNWDNLTRANPHLKYYNGRRGYLRLTLDERRARADFRTVSAVTTPGAPVTTAASFVTEAGDPGLRPA
- a CDS encoding Gfo/Idh/MocA family oxidoreductase, whose product is MGRKVRWGVLATGGIAASFTRDLLEMPDDAEVVAVASRSEESAKAFAERFGIPRAYGDWGLLAADEDVDVVYVATPHAAHRAAAGLCLEAGRAVLCEKPFTLNVREAEELVALARERGVFLMEAMWMYCNPVVRRLVEVVRDGAIGEVRTVHADFGLVGPDDPGHRLRDPAAGGGALLDLGVYPVAFAQLLLGEPDRVRADALLSPEGVDLNTGVLLGWDSGATALLSCSVVADTPLTASVTGTTGRIEFPRGFFYPEGFTLFREGGEPEEFRVDGRRDSLQHEAAEVMRCLRAGEKESPLVPLDGTLAVMRTLDAVRDRIGVRYPGE